The Muribaculum intestinale genome includes the window AGAACCACATCGTATAGTCGCCGATTGATGTGCTTTACAAGGTATATTCCGGCAAAGCCGCCTCCGACAACCACTAATTTTTGTTTCACACACATGATGTAATTGTTATTTTTATCTAAATTGTCTCATTTTCTAACTTTATCACGTAACTTTACACGGAAATGGAGGTCTGAAACAGTATCGCCGTTTTGCCGTGCCGGCATATGTCATCCGGCAGGATTACCGCATTTTGTCGCAATGAAAATGAAATATCTAAAGTATATACTGTTTTTCTCAATATTATGTTCATTCGGCGGGAATGTCCATGGACAGATTAACACCGACCAGGTAATGCGTGTCGGTCAGAATTCACTGTATCTGGAGGATTATGTCCTGTCAATACAGTATTTCAACCAGGTGATAGCTGCCAAACCTTATCTGGCACAACCATATTTCTATCGTGCGATTGCTAAGATTTCGCTGGAGGATTATATTGGAGCCGAAGATGATGCTTCGACTGCGATATCATATAACCGGTTTATCACCGGAGCCTATGAGGTGCGCGGTGTGGCGCGACAGAACCAAGGCAAACTTAAGGAGGCCGTGGAGGATTATGACCGTGCACTTGAGCAACTGCCAGAAAGCCGTGGACTGCTGCTCAATAAAGCTCTTGCTCTTGAGGAATTAAAGGATTATAAACGGTCGGAAGCCACTTATGACGAACTGTTTCGCTATCATCCGCGATATGATAATGGCCTTGTGGGTCGTGCACGGCTCTATCTTGCGATGGGCGATACGGCAAAGGCAAGCGCTGACATAGACCGTGCGCTTGATTTGAACAAGAATAATGTGAACGCATACGTGATGCGAGCTGACATAGCTATAAATTCAGCAAAGGACTATGCTCGTGCGAGAAACGATATGGATGAGGCGATAAAATTACAGCCTCATTTTTCTGGATATTTCGTGAACCGCGCGTTTCTTCGATATCAGCTTGATGATTATTTCGGAGCCATGGCCGATTTTGACTATGCCATACAGTTGGATCCTTCGAGTGTGCCGGCATTATTCAATCGCGGTCTGCTTCGTGCTGAGGTAAATGACAATAATAAGGCTATTGATGACTTCACACGTGTGCTTGCGCTTGATCCGGATAATTACAAGGCAATGTATAACAGGGCTTTGCTGTCAAAGGAAATTGCTGATTACTCAGGGTCAAATGCTGACCTTGACAAGGTGATAGCTGAGTTCCCTTCTTTTTCAGGCGCATATTTTGTGAGGTGCGAGAACTACCGTCTTATGGGTGAGCGTGCAAAGGCCGAACGCGATTATAACAAGGCTATGGCTCTGTCTAAACAAGCGGTTCCGGCCGATGAGGGTGCTGATGTTGATGCGGATGCCGGCGGTTCGCAGCAAGGTAAGGAGGAGACTCAGGAGCAGGTGGCAGCACGCTTTACATCGCTGTTGACTGTAGACAACAATGCTACTGTAAAAGAGGAATATGCAACCGAGGGCATAAAGGGGCGTGTGCAGGATAGGAATCTGGCGATAGAAGTTGAACCTATGTTCACCCTTTCATATTATGTCACAACAACGGAAATCAAGGAAGTCCCATATTATATAAAGGAAGTGGATGACCTTAATGCGACACGTGCTCTCAGATTTCTGTTGATGACAACTAACAGGGAACCTCAGCTATCGGATGAGGATGCCATCGGCAAGCATTTTTCATCAATAGAGTATTATAACGGGTATCTGGAAACACACCGTCCGCGTGCGATTGATTATTTTGGGCGCGCTATGGACTATTATACTCTGCATAATTATGCTTCGGCAATGGCTGATCTTGACAGAGCTATCGCTCTTGCTCCTGATTTTACGCTTGCCTATATGCTAAGAGCTAACGCTCGCATGAAAAATGCCGAGATGGATCGTCTGTCGCGTGATACAAAACGCGAGGGCATCCTGCCGGAGATGGCCGGACAGACATCAAAAATGGTGGCGGCCGAAGTGATGGCAGACCTTGACAAGGTAATAGAACTGTCACCGAGAATGGCAATAGCATACTATAATAAAGGTAATATGTTGCTCCAGTCGGGCGATTATACATCCGCTTTGAGCGCATATTCCGTCGCTATAGATATCAAGCCTGATTTCGGTGAGGCGTACTACAACCGAGGATACATATATCTTAAACTTGGCAATAAGGAGGCTGGCGTGGCAGACCTTAGTAAGGCCGGGGAGCTTGGAATAGTGCCCAGCTATAATCTTTTGAAGCGTTTTACACGTTGAACTCAGATTTCTGTTGATGACAGTAACCGTAATACTTCAGGTGAGAGGCATTTACGGATGGTATAATACGGTACGGACACATCAATGCTTCCGGTCGAATAGGGTGCTATGTCGTATGGGTTGTAATGGAATACGATATTGTAGCCCTGTAGGTAGAACTCCGGACTTACGAAAATCTGGTTTGAAAAAATCCCATAATTGTCGAGTTCGTTGAGTGATCTTACCTGGCACATTGCCATGAGTTGTTCTTGAATTGCCTTTAACAAGGTTTCATCGCATCCGGCTTTGAATGCAAGCTGAGGAGTGATGACACGGGTGGAATCGAAATCATAGTTTATAAAACGTGATACAGTCATGCCGTGGGCGCCTCCATCATATGAGGCTGTCATTATCTGATATACGATATAGCTTGGGCTGAATGTTATCGCTGATGCGATTTTGTCGCGATATAGAGTCATCGTTTGTCCTTCCGAGGGGATGGAGTCGATTTCTTCCATTATATATGTATCGCTTCCTTCCGGCGAATCGAGGGCGGCAAGAATAGTCTCGTCAATTGAAGTTTTCGGAGTTTCATATATTGCCGTTATTATCGAATCCTGAAGTGGCTGTATATTAATGCCTCCTAATTCTTCGGGCCATTGGATTGTTAGATGCACCTTGCTGTAGATTGGCAGCGAATCTGCAAAAACTGCATTTGCGCCTTTGCATATATAGTTGCGTGTCGCGCTCTTTACCGTTTGCACAATCTGGAAATTGGATATAGTACT containing:
- a CDS encoding tetratricopeptide repeat protein, coding for MKYLKYILFFSILCSFGGNVHGQINTDQVMRVGQNSLYLEDYVLSIQYFNQVIAAKPYLAQPYFYRAIAKISLEDYIGAEDDASTAISYNRFITGAYEVRGVARQNQGKLKEAVEDYDRALEQLPESRGLLLNKALALEELKDYKRSEATYDELFRYHPRYDNGLVGRARLYLAMGDTAKASADIDRALDLNKNNVNAYVMRADIAINSAKDYARARNDMDEAIKLQPHFSGYFVNRAFLRYQLDDYFGAMADFDYAIQLDPSSVPALFNRGLLRAEVNDNNKAIDDFTRVLALDPDNYKAMYNRALLSKEIADYSGSNADLDKVIAEFPSFSGAYFVRCENYRLMGERAKAERDYNKAMALSKQAVPADEGADVDADAGGSQQGKEETQEQVAARFTSLLTVDNNATVKEEYATEGIKGRVQDRNLAIEVEPMFTLSYYVTTTEIKEVPYYIKEVDDLNATRALRFLLMTTNREPQLSDEDAIGKHFSSIEYYNGYLETHRPRAIDYFGRAMDYYTLHNYASAMADLDRAIALAPDFTLAYMLRANARMKNAEMDRLSRDTKREGILPEMAGQTSKMVAAEVMADLDKVIELSPRMAIAYYNKGNMLLQSGDYTSALSAYSVAIDIKPDFGEAYYNRGYIYLKLGNKEAGVADLSKAGELGIVPSYNLLKRFTR
- a CDS encoding RsiV family protein, whose protein sequence is MKALYISSSILLSIIAVACSHKSSYTSNESTISNFQIVQTVKSATRNYICKGANAVFADSLPIYSKVHLTIQWPEELGGINIQPLQDSIITAIYETPKTSIDETILAALDSPEGSDTYIMEEIDSIPSEGQTMTLYRDKIASAITFSPSYIVYQIMTASYDGGAHGMTVSRFINYDFDSTRVITPQLAFKAGCDETLLKAIQEQLMAMCQVRSLNELDNYGIFSNQIFVSPEFYLQGYNIVFHYNPYDIAPYSTGSIDVSVPYYTIRKCLSPEVLRLLSSTEI